Proteins from a genomic interval of Drosophila willistoni isolate 14030-0811.24 chromosome 2L unlocalized genomic scaffold, UCI_dwil_1.1 Seg139, whole genome shotgun sequence:
- the LOC6638292 gene encoding inhibitor of Bruton tyrosine kinase, translating into MSAAKYQDYDCTIKCGLPQHGNCIVAALTKRSIESQALATFIHKTCANFANILDDLGRSAVHMSASVARYEILEWLLNHGAYINGRDYESGSTPLHRALYYGSIDCAVLLMRYGASLDLLDENTQCPLQSICRNCDDLNFARNTNTQNDILVWGSNKNYNLGLGTEQSSTSAPQAVDFFRKANIWIEKVALGAYHSLFLDKKGHLYAVGHGKGGRLGNGNENSLPAPKRVKLPSKIQDDSIICISTSRQHSLVLTQRSMVFACGINTDHQLGVRDAPEQLNQFKEVVSLRDKGASDLLKVIACDQHSIAYSSKCVYVWGANQGQFGLGPNQQSIVVPVQMKLPAKTVIRFVEANNAATVIYNDEKVISLYYGEKTKYIKTPDYEDLKSIAVMGGNIKSSTKGSAAALKLLMLTETNVIYLWYENTQQFYRCTLLPIRLPNIKKVLYKCNQVLILSHDGCVYRGKCNQITLPPTLDRNNCKTTIDNWTNNDQNRTEISREHIVRIELTRVPNIDRAVDISCDESFSSFAVLQEAPTKYFKKPPLPRREHNFKKLYHDTSDTDAVHDVVFHVDGELFAAHKFIIYSRANGLRDLMMSYLDKDIYFNFENLTGKMFELILKIIYTNYSPAEDDIECIQQSLDPNLRTRTEAIKIFLHYIEKFGISQLCNLHVLSKVAITQGKQKLQRIHRCDYPELYDVRVICDDGKILEAHKCILVARLEYFEMMFMHSSWVEHSTVTMEAVPLEYMEPILDYLYDMDTEAFCKQNYTETFLYNMIIICDQYFVESLQNLCESLILDKISIRKCGEMLQFATMYNCKLLEKGCLDYICQNLARVLSYRSIEQCEPDTLKLLNEHYKKMFNCIFDYRQITPFSEAIQDELLFSFIEGCEVDLKATVRFEEATAKQNKQKEMRKQDARHQYEQQAITSMMRSLSTSERGEAATSSASATINQTTNDAKNWSKVKDKKEKTRKLSERQEQVQVPPPPIKEQTPPPQQSKPIEATPKSPQDEATSPLNKSYNIDLSSWTPQPSQKLSQKERKRLSSESKSWRSPAPSTQVATPPQPVPNAWGLPAATPSSSSFNDSLNSPPTGSSTDPTSFANMMRAQATGATASSPLEQQSNSFSRILADERRQRESYERMRNKSLYHTQIEEAAIAELREFYNVDNVDDEYITIERASRPSNINFSTWLKR; encoded by the exons ATGTCAGCTGCCAAATACCAGGACTACGACTGCACTATCAAGTGCGGATTACCCCAACATGGAAACTGCATCGTTGCCGCCCTCACCAAACGATCCATAGAGAGTCAAGCATTGGCCACGTTCATACACAAGACCTGTGCCAATTTTGCCAATATTCTCGATGACCTG GGTCGCTCTGCTGTCCACATGTCTGCTTCAGTGGCTCGCTATGAAATTCTGGAGTGGCTCTTAAATCATGGCGCCTACATTAATGGCAGGGATTACGAGTCGGGCAGCACTCCTTTGCATCGTGCCCTGTACTATGGTTCCATAGATTGCGCTGTTCTACTAATGAGATATGGTGCCAGCTTGGATCTGCTGGACGAGAACACCCAATGCCCATTGCAGTCAATTTGCCGGAACTGCGACGATTTGAATTTCGCCAGGAATACAAATACTCA GAACGATATTCTAGTCTGGGGATCAAATAAGAACTACAATCTGGGCCTAGGCACTGAGCAGAGCTCAACTAGTGCTCCTCAGGCTGTGGATTTCTTTCGCAAAGCGAACATTTGGATCGAAAAGGTAGCATTGGGTGCCTATCACAGTCTATTTCTGGATAAGAAGGGTCATCTCTATGCGGTGGGACATGGCAAAGGCGGAAGATTGGGCAATGGCAATGAGAATAGTTTGCCAGCTCCTAAGCGTGTGAAATTACCTAGCAAAATTCAAGATGACTCCATCATTTGCATTAGCACATCACGTCAGCATTCCCTTGTGTTGACTCAGCGTTCCATGGTTTTCGCCTGTGGCATTAATACTGACCATCAGTTGGGTGTAAGAGATGCTCCCGAGCAACTGAATCAATTCAAAGAAGTTGTCAGTTTAAGAGACAAGGGAGCTAGTGATCTATTAAAGGTTATAGCCTGTGATCAGCATTCTATAGCATATAGCTCAaagtgtgtctatgtgtgggGTGCCAATCAGGGGCAATTTGGTCTGGGACCAAATCAGCAATCGATAGTAGTTCCGGTACAAATGAAATTGCCAGCTAAAACTGTCATACGCTTTGTCGAGGCAAATAATGCAGCCACTGTGATTTATAATGACGAGAAGGTCATTTCCCTGTACTATGGAGAAAAGACCAAATATATCAAGACACCAGA CTATGAAGATCTAAAGAGTATTGCGGTGATGGGTGGAAATATTAAGAGTTCTACTAAAGGATCAGCAGCTGCTTTAAAATTACTTATGCTTACCGAAACTAATGTGATTTATCTTTGGTATGAGAATACCCAACAGTTCTACAG ATGCACATTATTACCCATACGTCTACCAAATATCAAAAAAGTTCTATATAAATGTAATCAAGTCTTAATACTCTCCCACGATGGCTGTGTCTATCGTGGTAAATGTAATCAAATAACTCTGCCCCCCACATTGGACAGGAATAATTGTAAAACGACTATAGACAATTGGACCAATAACGATCAGAATCGTACAGAAATCTCACGAGAACATATTGTACGCATTGAGCTAACACGTGTGCCCAACATTGATCGTGCAGTTGACATTTCTTGTGATGAGAGTTTCTCATCATTTGCTGTGCTGCAGGAGGCACCCACTAAATACTTTAAGAAACCGCCACTTCCCAGAAGGGAACATAATTTTAAGAAGCTCTATCATGATACCAGTGATACGGATGCTGTGCACGATGTGGTCTTCCATGTTGATGGAGAATTGTTTGCGGCTCACAAGTTTATCATTTATTCGCGAGCAAATGGACTGAGAGATTTGATGATGAGTTATTTGGATAAAGATatctattttaattttgaaaatttaactggcaaaatgtttgaattgattttgaaaattatttataccAATTACTCGCCCGCGGAAGATG ATATTGAGTGTATTCAGCAGAGTTTGGATCCAAATTTAAGAACAAGAACTGAAGccattaaaatatttctccATTATATTGAGAAATTTGGAATAAGTCAGCTATGCAATTTGCATGTGCTGAGTAAAGTGGCAATAACACAGGGCAAACAAAAACTCCAGCGTATACATCGCTGTGATTATCCTGAACTCTATGATGTTCGCGTTATTTGTGATGATGGCAAGATTCTAGAGGCACATAAATGTATTTTGGTTGCCAGGCTGGAATACTTTGAAATGATGTTTATGCATTCATCGTGGGTGGAGCATTCTACAGTTACCATGGAGGCTGTACCCTTGGAGTATATGGAGCCAATTCTGGATTATCTCTATGATATGGACACAGAGGCATTCTGCAAGCAAAATTATACAGAGACTTTTCTCTATAATATGATTATCATATGTGATCAATATTTCGTTGAATCACTGCAAAATTTATGCGAATCATTGATTCTTGATAAGATAAGCATACGAAAATGTGGTGAAATGTTGCAATTTGCCACCATGTACAATTGCAAGCTGCTGGAGAAGGGTTGCCTCGATTATATATGCCAGAATTTGGCCCGAGTGCTCAGTTATCGCAGTATTGAGCAATGCGAACCGGATACATTGAAACTTTTAAATGAACATTAtaagaaaatgtttaattgTATTTTTGACTATCGTCAGATTACACCATTCTCCGAGGCCATACAGGATGAGTTGCTCTTCAGCTTTATCGAGGGTTGTGAAGTTGATCTAAAGGCGACAGTGAGATTTGAAGAGGCCACAGCTAAgcagaataaacaaaaagagatGCGTAAACAAGATGCGCGTCATCAATATGAACAACAGGCCATAACAAGCATGATGAGATCGTTGAGCACCAGTGAAAGAGGTGAAGCAGCAACATCTTCTGCTTCAGCTACAATTAATCAGACCACAAATGATGCTAAAAATTGGTCCAAAGTTAAGGACAAGAAAGAGAAAACCCGCAAACTGAGTGAAAGGCAGGAGCAGGTGCAGGTGCCTCCTCCACCTATCAAAGAACAAACGCCACCACCCCAACAATCGAAGCCAATTGAAGCTACTCCCAAGTCGCCTCAGGATGAGGCAACTTCTCctttaaataaaagttataATATTGATCTCAGTTCATGGACACCACAACCATCACAGAAATTATCACAGAAAGAACGCAAACGTCTTTCCTCCGAGTCTAAAAGTTGGCGCTCACCAGCACCCAGCACACAGGTTGCAACTCCTCCGCAGCCGGTGCCCAATGCTTGGGGATTACCTGCAGCTACACCTTCGAGTAGTTCGTTCAACGATTCTTTAAACTCACCGCCCACCGGTAGCTCAACGGATCCCACCTCCTTTGCCAATATGATGAGAGCTCAGGCTACAGGAGCCACTGCTAGTTCACCATTGGAGCAGCAATCAAATAGCTTTTCACGCATTTTAGCCGACGAGCGACGACAACGTGAATCCTATGAACGTATGCGTAATAAATCCCTTTACCATACCCAAATCGAGGAGGCAGCCATAGCGGAACTTCGAGAGTTTTATAATGTGGACAATGTGGATGATGAGTATATCACCATTGAGCGTGCATCCAGGCCCTCAAATATCAATTTTAGCACATGGCTTAAACGTTGA
- the LOC6638291 gene encoding NADPH oxidase 5, giving the protein MDNDLKAEHSENHRGSVSSSKSLEIPQTPSRSPKKVSFSDELPMEKPMLQNAATEVAIVESGVSQVLQQAAQYLERLHGGARDYPSVVNNNNHNNNNDVDNIANDAYATAADATATEIATATATASLANSPSILIANDDDDADEDAGKQEANHHHHHDHHGNGDHQLLQSNFYMERYNLNLDKNCSSMELEARREKQRWLLISECSALFGEGKHTREAFRKLFLDEEFQQKLFQLFDLEQNGHLLQDRWIEHLKGRLTDDRQMDFAEQIESVAYVICGERSRVSFKNFCDIWHTRGILDKLYRLIDMDGANLISTNQVMEFISHLTNSRPRTGFDKSSLARLEQLFRSTVGNEQEIRREEFQKIVTSKNPFFTERVFQIFDKDNSGSISLQEFIDAIHQFSGQSADDKIRFLFKVYDIDGDGLIQHKELHDVIRHCIKENGMEFSEDQIEDLTSAMFEDADPHNSGEITYEALKNQLHKHGGLLENLSITIDRWLVPMAEDRPTGASASNGKFWNTIPHQLTLAYMKNNQVFVSYLFFYIAVNLCLFISRAIQYRASNGFVIIARACGQCLNFNCAWVLVLMLRHSLTYLRGRGLSSYLPLDHHVYLHKLTGITISVLSLIHTIMHLFNFSIIVINDPKINAGHYTIGEWLLTDRPGLFGLIPGCANPTGVALLLILLVMFVCSQPFVRRKGSFEVFYWTHLLYVPFWILALFHGPNFWKWFLLPGLVYVVERVLRYVWMRGEHGKTYISSGLLLPSKVIHLVIKRPFNFNFRPGDYVFVNIPAIANYEWHPFTISSAPEQEDYMWLHIRTVGEWTNRLYRYFEREQQRLHKGEGSVEQQPQHMHAIPTPSFMLLNETRNPAMTTTTTTPQMDFLAQSHQQMAAPPVRPPRQHRQQKTSTVEAGVNPGVNRIRSIKKTLQRTFSRGKDATPEPTPTPKTGYINGAFFGEEFGAAGGYHKQRPLEKSISLPDISAKNNNKKRGSRLKALRSLARSESERAFDEKRVRLGGRRHNSVGLAYLSPQNKSLAQSFRYMRNKPTIIAFKTPSLTEQDDVQTPQMEATHTIGGETDLGMESGEKIQISRLSVYAEVVSSKPLEDHTQLTTGSRKSCLRRPTFLRSLSNRAAAAYGNGGGGGGGGGGGSTSNSGGKVTLDAGVMEIFIDGPYGAPSSHIFGAQHAVLIGTGIGVTPFASILQSIMHRYWKARHSCPRCQFEWASEIPKSVMNLRKVDFFWINRDQRSFEWFVNLLSQLEIEQAELGGAMERFLDMHMYITSALQRTDMKAVGLQLALDLLHEKGKRDLITGLKTRTNAGRPNWDKVFKQLQAQQKGKVTVFYCGPPQLAKTLRYKCDQYGFSFRKECF; this is encoded by the exons ATGGATAACGATTTGAAGGCTGAGCATAGTGAAAATCATCGCGGTTCGGTGTCGTCTAGTAAATCCTTAGAAATACCTCAAACACCATCGCGTTCACCCAAAAAAGTATCCTTCTCCGATGAATTGCCCATGGAGAAGCCAATGTTGCAAAATGCAGCCACTGAGGTGGCAATTGTTGAAAGTGGTGTAAGCCAAGTATTGCAACAGGCTGCCCAGTATCTAGAGAGATTACATGGTGGAGCACGTGACTATCCTAGTgttgttaataataataatcataataataataatgatgttGATAATATTGCTAACGATGCATATGCAACAGCGGCGGATGCGACGGCAACAGAAATAGCAACAGCTACAGCGACGGCATCTTTAGCTAACTCACCAAGCATTCTGATAGccaacgatgatgatgacgcaGATGAAGACGCTGGCAAACAGGAAGcgaatcatcatcatcatcatgatcatcatgGAAATGGTGATCATCAGCTGCTGCAATCGAATTTCTACATGGAGCGTTACAACCTTAATTTAGATAAAAATTGCAGCTCGATGGAGCTAGAGGCGCGACGGGAGAAACAACGTTGGCTCTTGATATCAGAGTGCAGTGCTCTCTTTGGTGAGGGTAAACACACACGTGAGGCATTCCGTAAACTATTTCTGGACGAG GAATTCCAGCAAAAACTCTTCCAGCTCTTTGATTTGGAACAGAATGGCCATCTATTGCAAGATCGTTGGATAGAGCATCTGAAAGGTCGTTTAAC CGATGATCGTCAAATGGATTTTGCCGAGCAAATTGAATCGGTGGCCTATGTGATATGCGGCGAGAGGAGTCGAGTGAGCTTTAAGAACTTTTGCGATATTTGGCATACGCGTGGT ATTTTGGATAAATTGTACCGCCTTATTGATATGGATGGTGCCAATCTTATTTCTACCAATCAGGTGATGGAATTCATTTCACATTTGACCAATTCAAGGCCACGCACAGGCTTCGATAAGAGCTCTCTGGCCAGATTGGAGCAACTTTTTCGCTCAACTGTTGGCAATGAGCAGGAGATTAGACGAGAAGAGTTTCAAAAAATTGTTACCTCGAAAAAT CCCTTCTTCACAGAGCGTGTCTTTCAAATTTTCGATAAGGACAATTCCGGTTCAATATCCCTGCAAGAGTTTATCGATGCTATACATCAATTTTCTGGACAATCTGCGGATGATAAAATCCGTTTTCTCTTCAAGGTCTATGATATAGATg GTGATGGTCTTATACAGCATAAGGAATTGCATGATGTGATACGACATTGCATTAAGGAGAATGGCATGGAATTTTCAGAGGATCAAATTGAGGATTTAACCAGTGCCATGTTTGAAGATGCTGATCCACATAATAGTGGAGAGATTACCTATGAGGCCCTCAAGAATCAATTGCATAAACATGGTGGTCTCTTAGAGAATCTAAGTATTAC catTGATCGCTGGCTAGTGCCCATGGCGGAGGATAGACCAACGGGAGCAAGTGCATCTAATGGCAAATTTTGGAATACCATACCTCATCAGCTAACTTTGGCTTATATGAAAAACAATCAGGTGTTTGTCTCATATCTTTTCTTCTACATAGCCGTCAATCTATGTTTGTTTATCTCGCGTGCCATTCAATACAGAGCCAGCAATGGTTTTGTCATAATAGCCAGAGCTTGTG gACAATGTCTTAACTTTAATTGCGCCTGGGTATTGGTTCTTATGCTAAGGCATTCACTTACCTATTTGAGGGGTCGAGGTCTATCGTCATATTTGCCCTTGGATCATCATGTCTATTTGCATAAACTCACGGGTATAACCATATCGGTTTTGAGTTTGATACACACCATTATGCATTTGTTCAATTTCTCGATCATTGTGATTAATGATCCGAAAATTAATGCTGGACATTATACCATAGGCGAATGGTTACTCACAGATCGTCCGGGATTGTTTGGTTTAATACCTGGCTGTGCCAATCCCACGGGAGTTGCCTTGTTGCTGATACTCCTGGTGATGTTTGTGTGCTCTCAGCCGTTTGTGCGGCGTAAGGGCAGCTTTGAGGTCTTCTATTGGACACATTTGCTGTATGTGCCCTTTTGGATATTGGCTTTGTTTCATGGCCCGAATTTCTGGAAATGGTTTCTATTGCCTGGCCTGGTCTATGTGGTGGAGCGTGTTTTACGTTATGTCTGGATGCGTGGTGAGCATGGCAAGACTTATATTAGCTCCGGCCTGCTCTTGCCATCGAAGGTCATACATTTGGTCATCAAGCGAccattcaatttcaatttccgTCCAGGGGATTATGTTTTTGTGAATATACCGGCGATTGCCAACTATGAATGGCATCCGTTTACCATAAGTTCGGCACCCGAGCAAGAGGATTATATGTGGCTACACATACGCACGGTGGGTGAGTGGACGAATCGTTTGTATCGTTATTTCGAACGGGAACAGCAGCGTCTGCACAAGGGTGAGGGGTCAGTGGAGCAACAGCCTCAGCATATGCATGCCATACCCACGCCCAGTTTCATGTTGTTGAATGAGACACGTAATCCCGCCATGACCACGACCACAACAACGCCACAAATGGATTTTCTGGCTCAAAGTCATCAACAGATGGCTGCACCGCCAGTGCGTCCGCCACGACAACATAGGCAACAAAAGACCTCAACAGTTGAGGCAGGTGTAAATCCAGGTGTGAATCGCATACGAAGCATTAAGAAGACATTACAGCGTACATTCTCAAGGGGCAAGGATGCCACACCAGAGCCAACACCCACACCCAAGACGGGTTACATCAATGGAGCCTTTTTCGGTGAGGAATTCGGAGCTGCAGGGGGCTATCACAAGCAAAGGCCGCTGGAGAAGAGCATCTCACTGCCAGACATTAGTGCcaagaacaacaataaaaaacgtGGCAGTCGTCTCAAGGC cTTACGTTCCTTGGCCCGTTCCGAATCCGAAAGAGCCTTCGATGAGAAGCGTGTACGTCTGGGTGGGCGACGTCACAATAGTGTGGGCTTGGCCTATCTCAGTCCGCAGAACAAATCGCTGGCCCAGAGTTTTCGTTATATGCGTAATAAGCCAACAATTATAGCCTTCAAGACTCCCAGTCTGACAGAGCAAGATGATGTGCAAACCCCTCAAATGGAGGCGACACACACAATTGGAGGTGAGACAGATTTGGGAATGGAATCGGGAGAGAAGATACAAATAAGTCGGCTAAGTGTTTATGCAGAGGTTGTATCATCCAAGCCGCTAGAG GACCACACACAATTGACAACGGGCAGCCGAAAGTCGTGTCTGCGACGACCTACATTTTTACGTTCGCTGTCCAATCGGGCAGCGGCGGCATATGGTAATGGTGGCGGCggaggaggtggaggaggaggcggTTCTACATCTAATAGCGGTGGCAAGGTTACACTTGATGCAGGAGTCATGGAG ATATTCATTGATGGCCCGTATGGTGCACCATCGAGTCATATTTTTGGTGCCCAGCATGCTGTATTGATTGGAACTGGCATTGGTGTAACACCCTTTGCCAGCATTCTGCAGTCCATAATGCATCGCTATTGGAAGGCTCGTCACAGCTGTCCACGCTGTCAATTCGAATGGGCCAGTGAGATTCCCAAATCCGTGATGAATTTACGTAAAGTGGACTTTTTCTGGATCAACAGAGATCAACGTTCGTTCGAATGGTTTGTCAATTTGCTCTCTCAACTGGAAATAGAGCAGGCCGAGTTAGGTGGAGCCATGGAACG TTTTCTGGACATGCACATGTACATTACCAGCGCCTTGCAGCGTACTGATATGAAGGCAGTAGGTCTTCAATTAGCTTTGGATTTGCTTCACGAAAAG ggTAAACGTGATCTAATTACTGGTCTTAAGACCCGCACAAATGCCGGACGACCCAATTGGGATAAGGTATTCAAACAATTGCAGGCCCAACAAAAGGGCAAGGTTACCGTCTTCTATTGCGGGCCGCCACAGTTGGCCAAAACATTACGCTACAAGTGTGATCAATATGGATTCTCATTTCGTAAGGAGTGCTTCTGA
- the LOC6638234 gene encoding autophagy-related protein 9A, which produces MMSSPNINYRSLDEELTNPFRTAANVEANQAKETKTTTAADDDENAKSLFTAAAHLDLTDPPLQQQQQHHHHQQHQHDEQEHEMDTPHTSGIMIHIVPETSKARWNHIEDLDSFFSRMYTYQQKHGFQVIVLDEVLQVLEFAFVIWLLTFTMHCIHYDILFGDKYPNKTTPSAKTTLSDVIKPAGECIDDIGIFTFIIIFMAAIYLGIRLLRTIYHIIHYADIKKFYNTALGIEDAELDNITWHEVQQKTRKVQAEQHMCIDKESLTELDIYHRVLRFKNYLVALMNKQLLPVRYNLPFLGEICSLSRGMLFNIEFILFRGPGSPFQNNWQLRDEFAVRSNQTDLAQRLSKLILGVALVNLLLAPVIFFWQLIYFSFSYANILRKEPSALGLRTWSNYGRLYLRHFNELDHELDARLNRAYEYADRYLSSFSSPLGAVIAKNLLFISGGLLLLILGFGIYEEHVFQVEHMLTIMAVLTVIGVVCRTMIPDENLIWCPEQLMTAILAHVHYLPNEWRSQAHTARVRNEFSNFFQFKAGYLLSEIFSPFVTPFVLIFVFRPKAMEIVKFFRTFTVSVRGVGNVCSFAQMDVRRHGNPDWQIGQSGQMEPPPPPHGPNTVQLPQSLVGGKTEMSLVRFTLNNPEWQMPKEASQFIKGIRVHAMGELVRAKTTNINQPAENPLTHSLISFGTIGEEYCSIANSVLAAQLSPAQLELSQSFQPQPAAAAAAAAAGAGAIGSDFRQMLQQNLSASVGPLDSMRRLRLSRAEGRLEGPGDTLLYNLYGVEPRLAKNPMGVGVADMCLSALYLHELSDQKRKARQSRIDEHIEPDDQQQQQQPGPRPGSSRGYRGPPGPPGPPPASSSSSTRHNVITSKAAESTPLLMGSIRS; this is translated from the coding sequence ATGATGTCAAGCCCAAATATTAATTATCGCTCCCTGGACGAGGAGCTGACAAATCCATTTCGTACAGCAGCAAATGTAGAGGCTAACcaagcaaaagaaacaaaaacaacaacagcagcggACGACGACGAGAACGCAAAATCATTGTTCACAGCTGCTGCGCATTTAGACCTCACCGATCCTCCcctgcagcaacagcaacaacaccaccaccaccagcaacatcagcaCGATGAGCAGGAACATGAAATGGACACGCCACATACGAGTGGCATTATGATTCACATTGTTCCAGAGACGAGTAAGGCTCGATGGAATCATATTGAAGATTTGGATTCATTTTTCTCCCGCATGTACACTTATCAGCAAAAGCATGGATTTCAAGTGATTGTACTAGATGAAGTATTGCAAGTGCTGGAATTTGCATTTGTCATCTGGTTGTTAACATTCACGATGCACTGCATCCACTATGACATCCTATTTGGCGATAAGTATCCAAATAAGACTACACCTTCGGCTAAGACTACACTTTCGGATGTGATCAAACCGGCGGGAGAGTGTATTGATGATATTGGTATTTTTACCTTTATCATTATATTTATGGCGGCCATCTATTTGGGCATACGCCTGCTCAGGACTATATATCATATAATACACTATGCGGATATTAAGAAATTCTATAACACTGCCTTGGGCATCGAGGATGCCGAACTAGATAACATTACCTGGCATGAGGTGCAGCAAAAGACCCGCAAGGTACAGGCCGAGCAGCATATGTGCATTGATAAGGAATCCCTTACCGAATTGGATATCTATCATCGGGTGTTGAGATTCAAGAATTATTTGGTTGCTCTAATGAATAAGCAATTGCTGCCAGTGCGTTATAATCTACCATTTCTTGGAGAGATTTGTTCCCTAAGTCGTGGCATGCTCTTCAATATTGAATTTATACTCTTTCGCGGTCCTGGCTCACCATTTCAAAACAATTGGCAATTGCGCGATGAATTTGCCGTGAGGAGCAATCAAACGGACTTGGCGCAAAGGCTATCCAAGTTGATATTGGGCGTGGCCTTGGTGAATTTACTATTGGCTCCGGTAATCTTTTTTTGGCAATTGATCTATTTTAGTTTCTCATATGCCAACATCTTAAGGAAAGAGCCAAGTGCTTTGGGTCTGCGTACATGGTCGAATTATGGACGTCTGTATTTGAGGCATTTCAATGAGCTGGACCATGAATTGGATGCCAGATTGAATCGTGCCTATGAGTATGCCGATCGTTATCTAAGTTCATTTTCATCACCTCTAGGCGCGGTGATAGCCAAAAATTTACTCTTCATAAGTGGTGGATTACTGTTGCTAATCTTGGGTTTTGGCATTTACGAGGAACATGTCTTCCAGGTGGAACATATGTTGACCATCATGGCCGTGCTAACGGTAATTGGTGTCGTCTGTCGCACCATGATACCAGATGAGAATTTAATTTGGTGCCCCGAACAGCTAATGACTGCCATTTTGGCTCATGTTCACTACCTGCCCAATGAATGGCGATCCCAGGCACACACGGCACGGGTACGCAACGAATTTAGCAATTTCTTTCAATTCAAAGCTGGCTACCTGTTGAGTGAAATCTTTAGTCCATTTGTGACACCGTTCGTCCTTATCTTTGTCTTTCGTCCCAAGGCCATGGAAATTGTAAAATTCTTTCGCACATTTACAGTGTCGGTGCGTGGCGTTGGTAATGTCTGTTCATTTGCCCAGATGGATGTGCGCAGACATGGTAATCCCGACTGGCAGATCGGCCAGAGTGGCCAAATGgagccaccaccaccaccacatgGACCCAACACTGTGCAATTGCCCCAAAGCCTGGTGGGTGGCAAAACGGAAATGTCTCTGGTAAGATTCACACTCAATAATCCGGAATGGCAAATGCCCAAAGAAGCTAGCCAATTTATTAAGGGCATACGAGTCCATGCCATGGGTGAATTGGTCAGAGCGAAAACTACCAATATTAATCAACCAGCAGAGAATCCTCTGACCCATAGTCTGATCTCATTTGGCACCATTGGCGAGGAGTATTGTTCGATAGCCAATTCAGTGCTTGCAGCTCAGTTGAGTCCTGCTCAGCTGGAGTTATCCCAATCATTTCAACCTCAaccagctgctgctgccgctgctgctgctgctggtgctggtgccaTTGGCAGTGATTTCCGTCAAATGCTGCAACAGAATCTATCTGCCAGTGTGGGACCATTGGATAGCATGCGACGTTTGCGTCTCAGTCGTGCCGAAGGACGACTCGAGGGACCCGGTGACACACTACTCTATAATCTATATGGTGTAGAGCCACGACTGGCCAAGAATCCcatgggtgtgggtgtggctGATATGTGCCTCAGTGCTCTGTATTTGCACGAGTTGAGCGATCAAAAGCGAAAGGCACGCCAATCCCGTATCGATGAACATATCGAGCCAGAtgatcaacaacaacaacagcaacccgGTCCACGACCGGGTTCTAGTAGAGGCTATAGAGGACCACCTGGACCACCTGGACCGCCGCCGGCATCAAGCTCCTCAAGCACCCGCCATAACGTGATTACCTCAAAGGCTGCCGAGAGCACCCCGTTGCTAATGGGTAGCATACGTTCATAG